In Rosa chinensis cultivar Old Blush chromosome 1, RchiOBHm-V2, whole genome shotgun sequence, a genomic segment contains:
- the LOC112181944 gene encoding beta-glucosidase BoGH3B isoform X2: MARVSFSVVAMLLLWWWVAMAKLKVKAEYIKYKDPNQPAAARVGDLLSRMTLEEKIGQMVQIDRSVANVDTMKTYFIGSVLSGGGSAPLPEASAEDWVNMINGFQKGALASRLGIPMIYGIDAVHGHNNVFNATIFPHNVGLGVTRDPELAKRIGAATALEVRATGIPYAFAPCIAVCRDPRWGRCYESYSEDHKIVQAMTEIIPGLQGDIPANSRKGVPYVGGNKKVAACAKHFVGDGGTSKGINENNTVIDRHDLLSIHMPAYSDSIIKGVSTVMISYSSWNGEKMHANRDLVTGFLKETLKFKGFVISDWEGIDRITSPPHSNYTYSVQASILAGIDMVMVPVNYKEFINDLTYLIKTNVIPMDRIDDAVGRILLVKFTMGLFENPLGDLSLVNELGSQAHRDLAREAVRKSLVLLKNGKNGTNPVLPLPKKAPKILVAGSHADNLGYQCGGWTIAWQGFSGNNFTRGTTVLGAIKSTVDSSTEVIYHENPDGEFVKSNNFEYAIVVVGEHPYAETYGDSMNLTMADPGPSVITSVCEAVKCIVIIISGRPVVIEPYVSSIDALVAAWLPGTEGQGITDVLYGEYGFSGKLSRTWFRSVDQLPMNVGDPHYDPLFPFGFGLETESVKELVARSTSAGVFGRPCTLLIVVALILSFREEFL; the protein is encoded by the exons ATGGCTAGGGTTTCATTTTCGGTGGTAGCTATGTTGCTGCTTTGGTGGTGGGTGGCTATGGCGAAGCTGAAGGTGAAGGCGGAGTACATCAAGTACAAAGATCCAAACCAACCGGCCGCCGCTCGAGTTGGGGACCTTCTCAGCAGAATGACTCTTGAAGAGAAAATTGGTCAGATGGTGCAGATTGATAGAAGTGTTGCCAATGTCGACACCATGAAAACTTACTTCATTG GGAGTGTGTTGAGCGGCGGTGGTAGTGCACCGCTTCCAGAGGCCAGTGCCGAGGACTGGGTTAACATGATTAATGGATTTCAGAAAGGGGCTCTAGCTAGCCGTTTGGGGATTCCCATGATTTATGGCATTGACGCTGTTCATGGACACAATAACGTCTTTAATGCTACGATATTTCCGCATAATGTGGGGCTTGGAGTGACCAG GGATCCTGAACTGGCGAAAAGAATTGGTGCTGCAACTGCTCTTGAAGTCCGAGCTACGGGCATTCCTTATGCATTTGCTCCATGCATTGCG GTATGTAGAGATCCACGATGGGGTCGCTGTTATGAAAGCTACAgcgaggatcacaaaattgtgCAAGCAATGACAGAAATTATTCCAGGTTTACAGGGAGATATTCCTGCTAATTCTCGGAAAGGAGTTCCATATGTTGGCGGAAA TAAAAAGGTTGCTGCTTGTGCAAAGCATTTTGTGGGTGATGGTGGGACAAGCAAGGGCATTAATGAGAACAACACCGTTATTGACCGACATGATTTGCTTAGCATCCACATGCCTGCTTATTCTGATTCGATTATCAAGGGTGTCTCCACGGTGATGATTTCATACTCCAGTTGGAATGGGGAGAAGATGCATGCAAACCGTGACCTAGTCACTGGCTTCCTTAAAGAGACCCTTAAGTTTAAG GGTTTTGTTATATCAGACTGGGAGGGAATTGACAGGATTACCTCGCCACCACATTCAAACTACACATACTCTGTCCAAGCTTCAATTCTTGCTGGAATAGACATG GTAATGGTTCCTGTTAACTATAAAGAGTTCATCAATGATCTCACCTACCTGATCAAGACCAATGTTATCCCAATGGATCGTATTGATGATGCTGTCGGAAGGATTTTGCTTGTCAAGTTTACCATGGGTCTTTTTGAGAACCCTTTGGGTGATCTCAGCCTAGTCAATGAGCTTGGAAGCCAG GCTCATAGAGATTTGGCAAGGGAGGCTGTCAGAAAGTCACTTGTGCTTCTGAAGAATGGGAAAAATGGAACCAATCCGGTCCTACCTCTTCCTAAGAAGGCGCCCAAAATCTTGGTTGCTGGCAGTCATGCTGATAATCTGGGTTACCAGTGTGGTGGATGGACAATTGCTTGGCAAGGATTCAGTGGCAACAACTTTACAAGGG GAACTACCGTTCTTGGTGCTATCAAATCAACAGTTGATTCAAGCACAGAAGTTATCTATCATGAGAATCCTGATGGTGAATTTGTTAAGTCCAACAACTTTGAATATGCCATTGTTGTTGTTGGCGAGCACCCTTATGCCGAGACTTATGGAGACAGCATGAACTTAACTATGGCGGATCCTGGCCCAAGTGTCATCACCAGTGTGTGTGAAGCTGTCAAGTGCATTGTTATTATAATTTCTGGCAGACCTGTTGTGATCGAACCATATGTTTCCTCAATTGATGCCCTGGTGGCAGCATGGTTGCCAGGAACTGAAGGCCAAGGCATTACTGATGTCCTTTATGGTGAGTATGGATTCAGCGGAAAGCTTTCGAGAACATGGTTCAGAAGTGTAGATCAACTTCCAATGAATGTTGGGGATCCACACTATGATCCACTTTTCCCTTTTGGGTTTGGACTTGAAACTGAGTCAGTTAAGGAGCTCGTAGCAAG GTCAACTTCAGCTGGTGTATTTGGAAGGCCATGCACACTTCTCATTGTCGTTGCTCTAATTCTCAGCTTCAGAGAAGAGTTTCTCTAG
- the LOC112181944 gene encoding beta-glucosidase BoGH3B isoform X1, with amino-acid sequence MLWSPGDDQLLATWPESGDRSQPNTTHACVRNTYAFITLNSIDPFHSISNMYIAKRIRKELRGGITMARVSFSVVAMLLLWWWVAMAKLKVKAEYIKYKDPNQPAAARVGDLLSRMTLEEKIGQMVQIDRSVANVDTMKTYFIGSVLSGGGSAPLPEASAEDWVNMINGFQKGALASRLGIPMIYGIDAVHGHNNVFNATIFPHNVGLGVTRDPELAKRIGAATALEVRATGIPYAFAPCIAVCRDPRWGRCYESYSEDHKIVQAMTEIIPGLQGDIPANSRKGVPYVGGNKKVAACAKHFVGDGGTSKGINENNTVIDRHDLLSIHMPAYSDSIIKGVSTVMISYSSWNGEKMHANRDLVTGFLKETLKFKGFVISDWEGIDRITSPPHSNYTYSVQASILAGIDMVMVPVNYKEFINDLTYLIKTNVIPMDRIDDAVGRILLVKFTMGLFENPLGDLSLVNELGSQAHRDLAREAVRKSLVLLKNGKNGTNPVLPLPKKAPKILVAGSHADNLGYQCGGWTIAWQGFSGNNFTRGTTVLGAIKSTVDSSTEVIYHENPDGEFVKSNNFEYAIVVVGEHPYAETYGDSMNLTMADPGPSVITSVCEAVKCIVIIISGRPVVIEPYVSSIDALVAAWLPGTEGQGITDVLYGEYGFSGKLSRTWFRSVDQLPMNVGDPHYDPLFPFGFGLETESVKELVARSTSAGVFGRPCTLLIVVALILSFREEFL; translated from the exons ATGCTTTGGTCGCCTGGAGATGATCAGTTGTTGGCGACTTGGCCGGAGTCTGGAGATAGAAGCCAACCCAATACTACTCACGCCTGTGTACGCAATACGTACGCATTTATAACTTTGAATTCCATCGATCCATTTCACTCCATCTCTAATATGTATATCGCCAAGAG AATCAGAAAGGAGCTTCGAGGGGGAATCACAATGGCTAGGGTTTCATTTTCGGTGGTAGCTATGTTGCTGCTTTGGTGGTGGGTGGCTATGGCGAAGCTGAAGGTGAAGGCGGAGTACATCAAGTACAAAGATCCAAACCAACCGGCCGCCGCTCGAGTTGGGGACCTTCTCAGCAGAATGACTCTTGAAGAGAAAATTGGTCAGATGGTGCAGATTGATAGAAGTGTTGCCAATGTCGACACCATGAAAACTTACTTCATTG GGAGTGTGTTGAGCGGCGGTGGTAGTGCACCGCTTCCAGAGGCCAGTGCCGAGGACTGGGTTAACATGATTAATGGATTTCAGAAAGGGGCTCTAGCTAGCCGTTTGGGGATTCCCATGATTTATGGCATTGACGCTGTTCATGGACACAATAACGTCTTTAATGCTACGATATTTCCGCATAATGTGGGGCTTGGAGTGACCAG GGATCCTGAACTGGCGAAAAGAATTGGTGCTGCAACTGCTCTTGAAGTCCGAGCTACGGGCATTCCTTATGCATTTGCTCCATGCATTGCG GTATGTAGAGATCCACGATGGGGTCGCTGTTATGAAAGCTACAgcgaggatcacaaaattgtgCAAGCAATGACAGAAATTATTCCAGGTTTACAGGGAGATATTCCTGCTAATTCTCGGAAAGGAGTTCCATATGTTGGCGGAAA TAAAAAGGTTGCTGCTTGTGCAAAGCATTTTGTGGGTGATGGTGGGACAAGCAAGGGCATTAATGAGAACAACACCGTTATTGACCGACATGATTTGCTTAGCATCCACATGCCTGCTTATTCTGATTCGATTATCAAGGGTGTCTCCACGGTGATGATTTCATACTCCAGTTGGAATGGGGAGAAGATGCATGCAAACCGTGACCTAGTCACTGGCTTCCTTAAAGAGACCCTTAAGTTTAAG GGTTTTGTTATATCAGACTGGGAGGGAATTGACAGGATTACCTCGCCACCACATTCAAACTACACATACTCTGTCCAAGCTTCAATTCTTGCTGGAATAGACATG GTAATGGTTCCTGTTAACTATAAAGAGTTCATCAATGATCTCACCTACCTGATCAAGACCAATGTTATCCCAATGGATCGTATTGATGATGCTGTCGGAAGGATTTTGCTTGTCAAGTTTACCATGGGTCTTTTTGAGAACCCTTTGGGTGATCTCAGCCTAGTCAATGAGCTTGGAAGCCAG GCTCATAGAGATTTGGCAAGGGAGGCTGTCAGAAAGTCACTTGTGCTTCTGAAGAATGGGAAAAATGGAACCAATCCGGTCCTACCTCTTCCTAAGAAGGCGCCCAAAATCTTGGTTGCTGGCAGTCATGCTGATAATCTGGGTTACCAGTGTGGTGGATGGACAATTGCTTGGCAAGGATTCAGTGGCAACAACTTTACAAGGG GAACTACCGTTCTTGGTGCTATCAAATCAACAGTTGATTCAAGCACAGAAGTTATCTATCATGAGAATCCTGATGGTGAATTTGTTAAGTCCAACAACTTTGAATATGCCATTGTTGTTGTTGGCGAGCACCCTTATGCCGAGACTTATGGAGACAGCATGAACTTAACTATGGCGGATCCTGGCCCAAGTGTCATCACCAGTGTGTGTGAAGCTGTCAAGTGCATTGTTATTATAATTTCTGGCAGACCTGTTGTGATCGAACCATATGTTTCCTCAATTGATGCCCTGGTGGCAGCATGGTTGCCAGGAACTGAAGGCCAAGGCATTACTGATGTCCTTTATGGTGAGTATGGATTCAGCGGAAAGCTTTCGAGAACATGGTTCAGAAGTGTAGATCAACTTCCAATGAATGTTGGGGATCCACACTATGATCCACTTTTCCCTTTTGGGTTTGGACTTGAAACTGAGTCAGTTAAGGAGCTCGTAGCAAG GTCAACTTCAGCTGGTGTATTTGGAAGGCCATGCACACTTCTCATTGTCGTTGCTCTAATTCTCAGCTTCAGAGAAGAGTTTCTCTAG
- the LOC112171881 gene encoding 50S ribosomal protein 5, chloroplastic, with protein MALLLCSNHLALNAVSYRPTSPSNVTAAIYRMHMNPIIDLHPKSFNGVRLNLPIVVKKSVSVVVKASSDPVEGTEAPSDSKDEVVPVDKLPLESKLQERLEQKTRMKLAKKIRLRRKRLVRKRKLRKKGRWPPSKMNKLKNV; from the exons ATGGCTCTTCTTTTGTGCTCTAATCACCTGGCACTCAACGCCGTGTCATATCGTCCAACATCGCCTTCAAATGTCACCGCCGCTA TTTACAGGATGCACATGAATCCCATCATTGACCTACACCCGAAATCTTTCAATGGAGTTCGACTTAACTTGCCCATAGTTGTCAAAAAGTCGGTTTCAGTAGTTGTGAAGGCTTCTTCTGATCCAGTTGAGGGTACTGAGGCCCCTTCAGATAGCAAGGACGAGGTGGTACCTGTTGATAAGCTTCCATTGGAGTCCAAGCTGCAAGAAAGGCTGGAGCAGAAGACAAGGATGAAGCTGGCCAAGAAGATAAGACTTCGAAGGAAAAGACTTGTTCGCAAACGAAAACTCAGAAAGAAAGGGCGATGGCCTCCTTCAAAGATGAACAAGTTGAAGAATGTCTGA